The Leadbetterella byssophila DSM 17132 DNA window TACTTTCAGCTTGTCAGCTTCTTGTAGAGACACAAAGCTGCCTCCCAATTTTTTCGCTTCTGCTTCCAGATCTGTCAGTCCGGCAGTAAAATGCTTCTGCTGCTCTTCAGTGTAACAATCTTTCAGAAGGATTTCTATCACTTCTGGCACTCCTGCTTCTTTCGCTCCCGGGGTGTCAGTTTTAGGGATTATTATTTCCGCTATTTCCGCTAGTAGAGAACGTTGATCAGCGTCTAAGGTAAATCCAGAGGCGGCTGAATCGGAGGGCGACTTACAACTGTTGAGAATGGCAGCTAAACTAGGTGCGGTGATGGCCCCACCTACTAAGAGAGCTACTCTCTGTAAGGCTAATCTTCTTTTCACGTAGTATAATAAATGTTATGGTTGTCAAAAAACAGGTCTAAATGTAAAGAATTAATCCATGAATTCTGAGTATTGTTAATGGAAAATATATAGAATTATTCTTATATGGAATATGTATAAATAAGGGAAAGAGTTAGTTATAAGTAGAATAAATTTTATTTAATATATCTGGTGTTCAGGTTAATATTTTATAGGTTTGGTTAAATTAAATGATGGATTATCTTATTTTGAGCTTTAATTATGGAAAAGCGAAAGGCTCAATTACTCGTAGTTTTCTTAGTCGTTAAACTACTCTTTCAGTTCCTACATAGGGATGTATAATGCATCTCAATTTTGCTGATCATTTGGCCTGGGGCTATTTTTCAGTTCCTCCCTTTATCGGAAGTGTAGCGTATTGCCTTAAACTTCTAGGTAATGATCCCTTTTGGGTTCATTTGTTTCCTGCTTTGGTGTTCATCTCACAGTCCACTAAGGATTATTTGACTATAGATTCAGCAGAAATAATAGTAGCCAAAGGGACAAGTGGAAAGATGCTACAGAACATCCCATACCACAGGATTTCGCTGATATGCTTGGGTGGCAAGGATTAGCAGAGAAGACTGATCGTGTACTTGGAGAGATGCCATCATCCACATTAGTTTTCTGCGACAATTACGGTCAAGCAGGTGCTAATAACTTCTTTACCAGAGGAAGGGTAAAAGCTCAAGGGTTTGATGGAGATTACGGGGCATGGTTAGATAGAGTAACTCCTTACAGGCACCTGGTCCTTTAAAAACTGAGAAGAAGAGTACAAGGCAACTTTACCGTTATTTGAGCATGGAGAGCTAAGGGATTCCGTATCGAATCCCATAGCTAAGGAATATAGAACCACTATTTACGTTTATAAGAATGCGCGGGTTTCTATTAATGATATCATAGAAAAGGAGCAAAAAGAAGAGGTTTACCGGGGATTACTTGAGAAATAACTCATCGTATTCTTCCTTTTTGAAACCTATTCGCTTGTTGTTGCCGTTTTCAAGTATAGGCCTTTTGATCATAGATGGAGTGGCCTGAAG harbors:
- a CDS encoding gluconate 2-dehydrogenase subunit 3 family protein yields the protein MKRRLALQRVALLVGGAITAPSLAAILNSCKSPSDSAASGFTLDADQRSLLAEIAEIIIPKTDTPGAKEAGVPEVIEILLKDCYTEEQQKHFTAGLTDLEAEAKKLGGSFVSLQEADKLKVLYTMRDKAAAEKEAEAEKVKIIDSETGKEKEELTKKEPLIPFYTLVRDLTIFGYYSSEPGITQEFEYTPVPGRFDPCIKVTPDQRAYS